The DNA sequence aaaatagtttttcaccgcgtgcaagatgTTGTTACACATCATTCCGGTATTTCATTTCGATTATGATAATTCATCATTTCTtcagtatgattttcaacacttcaaaggtctatttccatttttttttcactagaGCTTTGATGTCGCATCTCATCAAGATTAGTACAACATCATTATaatgtgcacatcattattcaccACCTTCTAGATGATTTTCAACAGTTTTCAAGACACCATTTTGCATCttaataaaatttcagttttgATATAAGATTTTCAACATGTCTCAAGCTGGActgattttgacagttcttgtatgtgttgtgttgaaaatcatgtggaacaATTGAAATCTTATTTTGATCCAAAAGTATCATtagacagctgttgaaaaacatctttaaGGTGGCGAATAATGATGCGCACATTCAAAAGTGACTtaggaaaccctgtaaaggaTTTTGTTGCGTCTTACGTGTTGTAAAATTCCGGTGAAAaaacgatggcaaaaaatcgatgaagtgttgaaaatcatgctgaagaaattaaaaattagtataatagaaatgaaatatcaaaatgatgtggaataacatcttgcacgcggtgaaataacaatattcacattcgaaagtgacttgaaaaaaaactctttaaaAATCATAACCCTAAAtgctacaaataaaaaaacgtttaaaaaaGATGGGGCCACGCCTCTTGGAAAACCTGTGCCACCAGCCGTCGCTTCAGGGTGCCGCTTGATTCCCTTCAGATCCCGCTTGATCTAGCCCGCCGTTAGACGGTTTGCAAGTGACtactctttatctctctctctctctctctctctctctctctctctctctctctctctctctctctctctcgcagtGTTTGTATTCGTTGCCTCGTGACGTCACTGCTCGGTTTTTGTGCTTTATTTAGTCGTTTGCGTGCCGCAGTGATTGCAACACCATGTACATCTGCTAGTtagcacacaagcacacatacacacacacactctctctctcacacacacacacacacacccacagcaCGCTCTTTTTGAGCCCTTCGGTACAGTTTTTACACAACAGCAAAGGATAACGACAACAGGAGGGATAAACGATGATAAATCTtatgagtgcgtgtgtgtatgtgtgtgtgcgttagcATGCTGCTTGCTATACGATTACTACCTTACCCCGCTCCTTCCACACGGGCGTACGTGCGGTTCGCTCGTTCTGTATGTATGATTAGCGCCATGTTCTAGAAACTACTtgctacgaaaaaaaaaaaacaaaaacacagtaAACCGGATGCACCAGCTTGCGCCGCTTCTAAGAGTGTAGGTCTTGtcggctggtgctgctgtccgGAGTGTTGCTAACAGTTATCAGCTACGTGTTTTGCTTATTGACAAtgacaatcacacacacacacatgcggcAGCATTCGATACACATACCACACTGAGATCGGTGTCCGCCTTGAAGCGCGTTCGTTACGAATTGGGATTTTCTCGTGCCTCCTTGTTTTGTGTCGTGTGTACAGTTTATCGCACAAAGTGTCGATCATAAAGTTGTCCCCAACAAACCCCCCCtttaacccccccccccctaaacTAACACCGGATCAAGCATCGCTCAATGATTTTCTTACATCTATAACTGACCTGACCTTCACGCCGTGAGATTTACTTAAAGACTAACAGTGTGCATGCAGGGTAGCCCGGTTCACATCTGCCACTCAtctttcctttcccttcctcTTCATCTTCTCCCCCTGCCATACATCGCATATAAATGTGTGCCTTTTTGTGCACGCTCGATTGCCGTCAGTCGACGAAAGCAAAGTGACGAACTTTTCATACAACCGATTCGCACCCCAGCTGGTGACATTTTGCGAACCCCATCAAACACCCATTACAGAAGAGCGGCAAAACACTGTTGTTTTAAAGGATACCAACatacccccacacacacacacacacacacacacacacgcttgagTGTGCAAGCTTATAGTCAGAAAGGGTAAACGATGCGCACGGACGGTAATTGGACATTAATGGTACAAAATTATCGCACAAAGTGGCGGCCGCCCGGCAAGCACGGGcagatttaaattaatttccgGAAACTACATCCTCTGCATCCGTGCAGCGGGCACCGGAGCGGCGATGGTTGGAGCCTCATTCAATTTTACCCAATATTCCCAATCGAGCGCGACCGAGTGTGCGTCCCGGTAACGTGCGATAATTAACGTTCACGGCATGATGCGttgcaagcagcagcagcagcagcaccagcaaccgTAGCGAACACTAAGCCTCACTCCATTCCAGCACTGGTCCCTTGTGGGTGGGTGACATTCTTTTGTTTCGcggatgatgaagatgatcgTTGGTTTCGAACGAGTCACCGGTTGAGCCATTGTTGTTGTCGATGGTACGTTGAGTAATGAGCTCTGCCggaaggttcgtcgcttacggaaaaataaaatggtttTGTTCGAGAGTTTGTAACACAACCGGTGACAGTGAGTCACAGTTGTGACAAAATAGGCTTTGGGAACGTGTTTAGCTCATCCTCGGAAGCGAGCTTTAAGCGTCCTAGGGTTTGCAGAAGTACAGTCGTTGCAGCCAAATTTTGGCTGGCGGACTgtaacagctaccagcaaaatgataaaactgggcaacaaaaacaacttttcAACAGCAATTTTAGAAAAGTGAGTGTGTAAAACTTTTTATATTAACTGCCGAAAATTGGAACAAAAAAAGTGTTCCCATTTTCACCCATATCTCTAAAATATACATTTAAATCggctaataaaaataatcacaaGATAATACGATAGTTAATCGTTCAAAATAACGTCACTTTcgtgaaaaataataaaaaatataagtGTACGAGCAGTTTTTTGTGAAAGAGCTGCACTAACCTATCCAATACTGGTAAATTTATCCTTTGACAGATgtaaaaaaactattaaaaatcactacaaaaaatcatgttattcgattttttttcaaaaaaaaaaagaaaattaataaattataaaaccaTTATTTACATCTAGacgaatttaaacaaaaattaaaaactaccAAAATTGGCATTgcgtttgctttattttgtttttcaatgtaattataaacattcaaaaattACGTtacattttgtaaataaagcaaaacatagTCTTACAGTcgaaaattgatgccttagacacgctgtcaaaaattggtcCTCAATAGACAAAAATACCTATGGTAGAGCCAAACATTagtggcaacgactgtaaaTGCAGAGCGACTGTAAGCTACTGTGCTTCACCACGCCTTTTGTATACGACAGTTTCTCTTACCTCTCTCTACCGTCCTAAAATGGGGTGCAAATTTCGAACCAAAACATAGAATGTTCAAAACTGGCATTTGGAACGTTTCATCATCAAAAGTTGAgattaaaatcaaaaccaaacagTTTATGCAAGAGTCGCCTCATGTTTGCGGACGACTATCAAGACCACATTACTGTCCGAAAGCTGAATTATATTGCCATGTTTAAATGTCACATCAAAGGAGCGAACTTGCTGGAGCTCGTGGAGTGTGTTTCGAGATTGTTTTGTTGCCTAAAGTTGCTCATGGGTCGCTCTAGGGGAAGCCCTTCGGAGCATTTCTTCCTAGTAAGCCGGTTCCTATAGCTTCCTCTGTCATCCTGCAGAAGGATTTAATCGCTTGCAGTAACTTAAAATCACAAATGAGAAAGATAGCTGTCAAAAAGTAAACCTCTTTTCAACCTTCATCGTTTCAGTTCGCAGATACGGGCGAGAGTTTGTATCAACGTTAATCCACAGCGTAGAATTCGTTTAAAAGCAAGGACTTACAACGCTTTTGGTCACTGTAACAGTTTTTGTGGACGTGTAATGTAATGCCGAAGCCTAAAGGATAATATTACCAAACAGTTAATCGCTCGGAGAGCGGTGCGTGCAAAAGTAAAATGGCTCTAGCAACCAGCAAAGCCGCGGGCCAAGGTGCAAAAATGTAAAgccaaataaaaacaatttaatcgTGGACTTAATGGCAAAATTACAGCTCCAAAAGCCTCATTATCGGCCAGTGAAAAGGTAAATGGCAGTGTACACTGTCATTGAATCACTTGGTACTCGAAAAGTTGGAAACTTTCCCGGGCCACACAGAACAAAAGAACACCATCCTCGCTAAAAATGTGTGCGAGTGGTTGAATTTTCCGCCTTAACGCTTTGTTGCTGGCCGTTTGTCGTGTGGGAATCCCAAACCAGTATAAACAGCAAACCGCaccaggtgtgtgtgtgtgtgtgtgtgtgccgcagTGTGTTGTGTAAACTGGGTGCGGGGTGTAGCCAGTGTGGGGGCGTATCCCGTTCCAGCCGTTAGCAACTCCGCCCGGGCAATTACGCCGCAAACGCCCACCCCGGTGTGGGAAATCCCTACGGGAGGAGCGCCCTTCTGGCCGCGAAACCAATAAGCTAAACGATGCAAAACATCCACAACACCCCCTTACCggtcgtgtgcgtgtgttgagCGAGGTCGGGGAGACACGTGTCCCGTCGGGTTGGGTTGTTTGTGCacgggaaaaacaaaacaacaaccaaaaaggGAAGGCGTGTGGTGCCACCGCTAACCACATCGTCCCCGGTGGGAAAACTGCAATGGCCcgaacacacactcaaacacacgcacacacacgtaagGTCAGGGTTTGGCGGTTTGGCGACACACCCCGGGTCCTAATCGTGCCAAATGGCTGCATGCAGTGTTGTACCGTGGGGTAAATAGCTTTTTACCCggtattttttggttttggggtTTTTACCGGGTTTTCACCCTTTTCGGTTTTACCCGGGTAAATAAAGGGTATTTTTGAATGCATGAAATTTTGAATGGAATTTTAATGTTTGCCacttacattaaaaaaaattctcgAATGTTcatataaaacaaacatttccaTATTTTTATACGCAGTTTAGGATAATAAATGATATCTTTACCTAAACATTCAATAAATGTTATTCTATTTCTAACGAAACAATGATGAGCTTTTTTATCCATTGAAGATGTCTTCTTGGTTCTTGGTTTATGAACAATTTGTACAAATTGTAACAATTTGTAACAAAATGGTCTTGGCGGGCCACATGAAAATGATGCTCGACTCGATGTAATGATGAACTTTCAACAGATGAGTtataggggaaggtaggtaaagacggacactgctTGGGAAGATGGACAAttctcataaatgcatgaaaaaggtaatttgcgaaaaaaatcaacaatccTAACTTAAAGTTGAACAACACttttgagaacatttttggcataatataTGCAAAGTTGGTTAAATCAacgaacaaaataaattttcaatcgtgTGTACCTctttgtggatctaatttgactACTTCGGATTTTAAGCTCTACAACttgcattgtttatatttccgaaagttttatttcatgaatgagttgtcgtgatcattattgaaaaaaaaagaaaaaatggcgAAAtaacgagaaagagagcaatCGAGAGTTTTCTGGTGGTTTCAACATTCTGACACCAAGCGAGACAGACAGATCCTTGGTCGGATCGTAGGGAAAAATGGACAccgaatttattgatttattttacttcttatatcGTTTGGTGATGAATAGATTTCTTCAAATACCTTAAATAAGGCTATTTCGAAGCTATTAACCAATCAACAATTAGAAAAAGTACTGAAATAAGCGAGCAATGAAACACTGATCAAAATAGTAACCATTCGTTATTACTCGCTCGACGCTGATGAGACGCTTCACGAAATCCAATATCTTGTCACGACTTTAAGGAATAAAAATATGACGCATTGTTACGACATCGTTCAGGAATAGATGAGAAATTCTATGCGACAAACAATATGAAATGTTGAatggaaaatggttttaacTATTAACAAGTCCCTCAACAAATACTGGGGTCATGGATTTTTCGCGGAGTAATtcccaataataataataaaaaataataataataataataataataataataataataataataataataataatataataataataataataataataataataatagtaataataatagtaataataataataataataataataataataataataataataataataataataataataataataataataatatataataataataataataataacaataataataataataataagcgatatttaaataatacttTAGATGCTGCATTCTAGGGTGTATTACAAGCGCCGCTTACAATTCCTAAATTCATGACTGAATGAACCGTCGTTCCAATTGGCCTGGAATTGGTTTATGTACGTACCAGAATATGGAAACCAATAGGATATGTTAAAATACAATAAACCTATTCAATTTCCAACGAGTTTTTACAGGTGTCTGTCTTACCCTTCGTGGTCTTACtcgaatattttaaaactgcacgaaaaaaacatgtttttcattcatgaaaaataaatccgcaaaaatcgattgaaacttaacagtttcaacacattttctgataaaacatgagtgtaagatgcacattttcatgatcATTGCACTTATatatccatacatttttaccatttcccttcacgtgtccgtctttacctaccttcccctacatAGAAACTGACGCTATCCACGAGCATTCGTAGAATTTAGAGATGGCACctacgattcatttcacggCCCGTCGTTCAGCAGTAGGAGCGaaaaagcataagcgactccgccCCGTTGGTGCGAGTTCAGTTCGGGTATTGAACCTACTTTTACCCGACCTAACCCGAATGACCCCGTCACTAGTACAAGTGCTTAAGCGCTTTCAGTTAGGAGTAGTAGCGCTCTGATGTTTGCTATGCTCGTCATTTAAGATGTATTCTACTGGAATCATTCTAGCTTCGTGCATCCATGCTTGTTAACATGTGCACTCTTGCTTCCATTTTCCTTTGGATACCGTTCCATCGTAGCCATGTCATAAATACCAATTACGTCCAACAGCCAAAAACTTTCATTAACTGTTACGCCATTGAAAAAAACCCAATTTACCCGGGAAAATACCGTTTTTCTGAGATTTTTCCCCCAAATTCGAAAATACCCGATTTGGTACATCCCTGGCTGtatgtaattatttttacacacacacacacacacacacacaccacacacacacacacacacacacacacacacacacacacacacacacacacgcaaacatcGGCCAATGTTTTCTTCCCCCCTTGCCCTCTCCCCTCATCAAAATTGTGGGCTGGGCTGGGAGTGGTTTGGTGGTGGGGTCGTCGCGCCAATCTACACAAGCAGATCGCGGCCCGGGCTGCGGACGGCCCGGTGGACCGCCAGCTTTgccgcaccatcaccaccaccaccaccaccacccccaccACCCGGGCCCAACACTCAGACGTCGTCCTGGAAGGTGATGCGGTCGCGCGATTTGGTCGAGCTGCGGGTGGAGCCGCTGGTCGAGTACGTCCGGTGGAAGCGCCGCTCGAGCTCGATCGAGCGCCGCGGCCCGAACGGTTGCCCCCGGTCCAGGGCGAGCGGTACACCGACCGGCGGCAGCTGGCTGTTGCGCCGCTGCATCGGCGAGCGGGACCGGCGCGGGGATAGGCTGCCCCCCAGCGTGGTGGAGCCGGGCTGCGGGGGCAGCTGCGCACCGCCCGCCTGGTGGGACGGCGCCACGATCGGTGGCTCGGGCAGGgaagcggccgccgccgccgccgccgcctcgaAGTAGTCGTCAAAGTTGGTGGAGAACTTGAGCTTGGAGTTTTGGCGCGACAGATACTGCTCGTACGACTTCTCGCGCTGGATCATCTCCTGGATGTCCATGCTGCGCTCCCGCTCGAGCTGGTCGATGATCTCGAGGTCGCGGGAGAGCGTGCTGAACGAGCCCTTGCGCGACGAGTACTCGCTCTCGCTGATCGACACGATCGAGGGCGTCGCCTTGAGGATGCCGACCGGGCGCTTGCGGGCGGACGGCTGCGACACCGAGCTGAAGATCTCCgactcgtcgtcctcgtcgtcgtcgttgtcgtggGGGGCCGGCGGCCCCCCATTGGATGCGCCCGCACTCGCCACCATCCCGTCGTCCCGCAGCTCGTCGGCGGAGGGTGGAGGGTAGAGTGGTCGGGCGGCCGACAGGTGGCTGGAGGCGGCGGTTTGGGCGGAGCTGCGCCGCCGGTACGGGGCGCCCAGCGGGCCCGTCAGCGAGCGGCGCGCACCGAGCGGATCGTCCCCgtagccgccgccgccgccggcggCCCCCTCGCCCGTGCAGCAGTACGTGCTGGAGGTAATGTCCGAGCTGTTGCCGACGAGCGAGCTGACGTCATCCTCGTCCTCGGCCTGGGACAGGGCGGACGAGAGCTGCCGGCTGTGGGTGCTGTAGCGGCGCGAGGGGTAGAGCGGGGCGGTGCTGCTCGCCCGGCTCGCCCGGCTCGCCGTCGACCGGACGGAGGAGTTGTGGGCGGTGGCGGAGGAGGAGGCGAGCGTGCGGGAGGACGACCGGACCGAGGGCGCTTGGTGGAAGTTGCTCTCCTCGATGCGGAGCGGCGGGGGCAGCTGGCGGCGGGGCCGCCCGATCGAGGATTGGCGGGAGATGGTCGTCTCGACGGTGcgcgcactgctgctgccggcgggCGATTTCGTCGGCTCCGTCATCGAGGTGGTGACGGTGAGCGGGTTGTCGGTGTGGAGGGAGCCGGTCCGGGTGCTGCCCGGTGCCCCTGGGCGGCCGTGCGAGCCGGTCCGCCGGTGGGATGGCGGGGAGCCCGGCCGGCCTGCACCCGCCGCGGCGCAGGATTTGAGCGGGACCCCGACGGAGGAGAGGGGCGTGGCTGGTGGGACGTTCTTGCCGGGGGGTGTGCTGCCCGGCTCGTCCAGCGACTGCTCCGAgcgggtgg is a window from the Anopheles merus strain MAF chromosome X, AmerM5.1, whole genome shotgun sequence genome containing:
- the LOC121596665 gene encoding uncharacterized protein LOC121596665 gives rise to the protein MRSPALGDGKGIPEELVSAVMQVLLGEKNYSVNGDYSAPYLKPVVARIYPLFILLYAIPTALGLTLNVMIIVYISKYKLYRDVTHAFLVNLAVCHCVQCAFVLPITLMVMIIQNWVFGQFLCFFLPLLQDIPLHVAMLSHLLIAWDRKRWLTDPLKVRLPAFVCSCASWLAGLVIALPYPIYTTYLDLEKYLPGFAGVGICAVNLVDDMQEYMRGLFVIMYCAPMTLLGYLYIRTSRELRPPDGPLSIMMFEARAEARSRQIRLSKVGGAGGNPAAAGGGTAEQQGGAAGSATANLAGNARTYDLYDAEADVNREKRTQRHLGAMASSQVLCVCPLMILRLARMTVAETYENQAHYDITFLMFVWIAFLPTIIVPWIYAAWVLSKPTKERLRGYLRLSSRRNTTTRSEQSLDEPGSTPPGKNVPPATPLSSVGVPLKSCAAAGAGRPGSPPSHRRTGSHGRPGAPGSTRTGSLHTDNPLTVTTSMTEPTKSPAGSSSARTVETTISRQSSIGRPRRQLPPPLRIEESNFHQAPSVRSSSRTLASSSATAHNSSVRSTASRASRASSTAPLYPSRRYSTHSRQLSSALSQAEDEDDVSSLVGNSSDITSSTYCCTGEGAAGGGGGYGDDPLGARRSLTGPLGAPYRRRSSAQTAASSHLSAARPLYPPPSADELRDDGMVASAGASNGGPPAPHDNDDDEDDESEIFSSVSQPSARKRPVGILKATPSIVSISESEYSSRKGSFSTLSRDLEIIDQLERERSMDIQEMIQREKSYEQYLSRQNSKLKFSTNFDDYFEAAAAAAAASLPEPPIVAPSHQAGGAQLPPQPGSTTLGGSLSPRRSRSPMQRRNSQLPPVGVPLALDRGQPFGPRRSIELERRFHRTYSTSGSTRSSTKSRDRITFQDDV